From Amycolatopsis sp. cg9, one genomic window encodes:
- a CDS encoding ATP-binding protein, with the protein MSRRADERTAAELLATFGPAIGARAPGRPGADGHSARVNQRAAPRRGFTRPGYGWSPVAAPLQVYQAGTHEIGGLFPLLAASPLPAVGARMGYDVHSGGTFYLHPVEFVLRSICTNPNMVLFGEPGRGKSSTVVAFLLRMMLTGVRTLVSGDVKGEYTPLLHALGVSPILLGRGSNARLNALDLGPLAARWDTWSTDRQRDELDGVLGRWVQLLVALAEAQGYPPTVTDEAALSAVLRQLLGVHDGYTQLKPITIPEVHRMLADPDEQLWQELRFAGRRQFLDHLRSITDALANLISGPLAGLFDAATNFTVDWDAPIQSLDLSRLRTRGDQAVAVALTCLGSWSSLATDLQEDGELRIVVRDEIWRQLRLGLRAVQAVDSELRLSRAERKIQVLVSHKPGDFLSVGATGSQEVAIARDLLALCSIRVLLGQSTRVANELADVLSLSDKEQEATTGWANDRQGRALWKIENRIGLKVQTVLSRVERQIFDTNSQLVSKPNPLPSDDVSASPS; encoded by the coding sequence GTGAGCCGCCGTGCCGACGAACGAACCGCCGCGGAACTGCTCGCCACCTTCGGACCCGCGATTGGCGCCCGCGCGCCCGGACGCCCGGGGGCGGACGGCCACAGCGCTCGCGTGAACCAGCGAGCCGCGCCGCGCCGCGGGTTCACCCGGCCAGGGTACGGGTGGTCGCCGGTGGCGGCGCCGCTGCAGGTGTATCAGGCCGGCACGCACGAGATCGGCGGGTTGTTCCCGTTGCTGGCGGCGAGCCCGCTCCCGGCGGTCGGGGCGCGGATGGGCTATGACGTCCACTCCGGCGGTACGTTCTACCTGCATCCGGTCGAGTTCGTCCTGCGCTCGATCTGCACCAACCCGAACATGGTCCTCTTCGGCGAACCCGGCAGGGGCAAGTCCTCGACGGTGGTGGCGTTCCTGCTGCGTATGATGCTCACCGGCGTCCGCACCCTCGTCTCCGGCGACGTCAAAGGCGAATACACCCCGCTGCTGCACGCGCTCGGGGTCTCGCCGATCCTGCTCGGCCGCGGCAGCAACGCCCGCCTCAACGCCCTCGACCTCGGCCCACTCGCGGCCCGCTGGGACACCTGGTCGACCGATCGGCAACGCGACGAGCTCGACGGGGTCCTGGGCCGGTGGGTGCAGCTGCTGGTCGCGCTCGCCGAAGCCCAGGGCTACCCGCCCACCGTCACCGACGAGGCCGCTCTGTCGGCGGTGCTGCGGCAGCTGCTCGGCGTTCACGACGGCTACACCCAGCTGAAGCCGATCACCATCCCCGAGGTCCACCGGATGCTGGCTGACCCGGATGAGCAGCTCTGGCAGGAACTGCGCTTCGCCGGGCGCCGCCAGTTCCTCGACCACCTGCGCTCGATCACCGACGCGCTGGCCAACTTGATCAGCGGCCCGCTGGCGGGGTTGTTCGACGCAGCGACGAATTTCACCGTCGACTGGGACGCCCCGATCCAGAGCCTGGACCTCTCGCGGCTACGCACCCGTGGCGATCAGGCCGTCGCCGTCGCGCTGACCTGCCTCGGGTCGTGGTCGTCGCTGGCCACGGACCTGCAGGAGGACGGGGAGCTGCGGATCGTCGTCCGCGACGAGATCTGGCGCCAACTCCGCCTGGGTCTGCGGGCGGTGCAGGCAGTGGACAGCGAACTGCGGCTCTCGCGCGCGGAACGCAAAATCCAGGTCCTGGTCAGCCACAAACCCGGTGACTTCCTCTCCGTCGGCGCCACCGGCTCCCAGGAAGTCGCGATCGCCCGTGATCTGCTCGCCTTATGCTCGATCCGTGTCCTTCTTGGACAGTCCACACGGGTCGCGAACGAATTGGCCGACGTTCTCTCGCTCTCGGACAAGGAACAGGAAGCCACAACCGGATGGGCGAACGACCGTCAAGGGCGGGCGCTGTGGAAGATCGAGAACCGTATCGGGCTCAAGGTGCAGACGGTCCTCAGCCGGGTCGAGCGGCAGATCTTCGACACCAACAGTCAGCTTGTCTCGAAGCCGAATCCGCTACCGAGTGATGACGTGTCGGCGTCGCCGTCATGA
- a CDS encoding SCO6880 family protein, producing MSAATRIYKGLSRKERAGWIIGVTPVQAFVCVGLAVPVILALAAGRFGQALALGGLCGPAAALVVVPVRGRSALRWLGHLLLYRVGIALGWSRWQSRAVTGQATDLDEPDLPGVLARLRFPDGPPLRDVGRVCLIHDTGDGRWGATARLTHAGVGMLSDAQCERLANRLGNLLLSIGHREVIDRMSLLVRTVPDDGADYQAWRAEHDVPDAPALARQATAELDRLVGAVSVRHEVFVTLSGTEDALRRPAAAAGGGVAGRAAVLYRVLDGLEDKLKSLGATGVKWLSGPELAVAIRTGFNPASAAGLAARRHRAGNEEGVRWATAGPVHAPAPSARAYHHDGFATVSYSVLTPEAGTVFGSLGGLLAVKTAGERRSLAIHYETLSQHRSRRAVRRLRFRTGVMRDWKSSKGFNSGATEAREAGGARAQEHAVAAGHGIVRFAVATAVTIPDTWNVEDHAAKLENDIAGRFQLLRMELAQDAGFVAAVLPVGMGLPRLRGGGS from the coding sequence GTGAGCGCCGCGACGCGAATCTACAAAGGACTGTCTCGTAAGGAGCGCGCCGGGTGGATCATCGGAGTGACCCCTGTGCAGGCGTTCGTGTGCGTCGGACTTGCCGTCCCGGTGATTCTGGCGTTGGCAGCGGGGCGCTTCGGGCAGGCTCTCGCGCTGGGCGGGCTCTGCGGCCCGGCCGCGGCGCTCGTGGTCGTGCCCGTGCGTGGGCGCTCGGCGTTGCGGTGGCTGGGGCATCTGCTGCTCTACCGCGTCGGCATCGCGTTGGGGTGGTCGCGGTGGCAGTCCCGGGCGGTCACCGGGCAGGCCACAGACCTGGATGAGCCGGATTTACCCGGGGTGCTGGCGCGGCTGCGGTTCCCTGACGGACCGCCGCTGAGAGACGTGGGCCGGGTGTGCCTGATCCACGACACCGGCGACGGCCGGTGGGGCGCCACCGCCCGGCTCACCCACGCCGGGGTCGGGATGCTCTCCGACGCCCAGTGCGAGCGCCTGGCCAACCGGCTCGGGAACCTGCTGCTGTCGATCGGGCACCGCGAGGTCATCGACCGGATGAGCCTGCTGGTGCGGACCGTCCCCGACGACGGCGCCGACTACCAAGCGTGGCGAGCCGAACACGACGTGCCCGACGCGCCCGCGCTCGCGCGGCAGGCCACGGCAGAGCTGGATCGGCTGGTCGGCGCGGTGTCGGTCCGGCACGAAGTCTTCGTCACCCTCTCCGGAACCGAAGACGCCCTCCGCCGCCCGGCCGCCGCGGCCGGGGGTGGGGTCGCCGGCCGGGCCGCAGTGCTCTACCGAGTGCTGGACGGGCTCGAGGACAAGCTGAAATCCCTCGGCGCCACCGGCGTCAAGTGGCTCTCGGGTCCGGAACTGGCAGTGGCGATCCGCACCGGGTTCAACCCGGCCAGCGCCGCCGGCCTCGCGGCGCGCCGCCATCGCGCGGGCAACGAGGAGGGTGTCCGCTGGGCAACAGCCGGGCCGGTGCACGCGCCGGCACCGTCGGCGCGGGCCTACCACCACGACGGTTTCGCCACGGTGTCCTACTCGGTGCTGACGCCGGAAGCGGGGACGGTGTTCGGGTCGCTGGGTGGCCTGCTGGCGGTCAAGACCGCCGGCGAGCGCCGCAGCCTTGCCATCCACTACGAGACCCTGTCCCAGCATCGGTCCCGCAGAGCGGTGCGTCGCTTGCGGTTCCGCACCGGCGTCATGCGGGACTGGAAATCCTCCAAGGGCTTCAACTCTGGCGCGACCGAAGCCCGTGAGGCGGGCGGCGCGCGGGCGCAGGAGCACGCGGTCGCGGCCGGGCACGGGATCGTCCGCTTCGCCGTCGCCACCGCGGTCACGATCCCGGATACGTGGAACGTCGAGGACCACGCGGCGAAACTGGAGAACGACATCGCCGGCCGCTTCCAGCTGCTGCGAATGGAGCTGGCCCAGGACGCCGGATTTGTCGCCGCCGTCCTGCCGGTCGGTATGGGGCTGCCCCGCCTGCGCGGCGGTGGGTCGTGA